Sequence from the Coturnix japonica isolate 7356 chromosome Z, Coturnix japonica 2.1, whole genome shotgun sequence genome:
GAGCGGGACGCTGCGGGAGCGCTGCCCGCCGCGAGCTGCTGCGTCGTGGTTCCTCTCCGCGTGAATTCTGCTCGGCCGTAGTGCGGAATGGGGTTTGCGCCGCGCTGCACCTCCTTCCGTGGTTCCTGCGCGGAAGGCGGAGTGCCGGCATGAAGCCCGGCTCTGATTGCGTTAATTGGAGCTCCGTGAGCATTCCTCTCTAAAGGCAAATAGGGACTGTTTATTCTTGAGAAATCCGTGCAGGATGCTTCTTCTTTACGTCACAGCCATCTGGAGACCTATAAAAAGATTAGACAGCAAGCATGGCAATCACGCACTGATCTACAGGCCGTTAGCAGGAGTTCATTagggaggtgggaggaaaaAGTAAACGTTTGGGCTCGGTGTGTCACAATACACAGCTCGTCTTCAAAATAAGTAAGCTTTGTACTGTTATCTGGGAATAAAATTGCACGTAGCATTGATGGCGGCTGTTATTTGTGATGGTCGCTccagagcagcaggctgcatgAACTTTTCACAagctggaaaatgctgcagCCCTGGATATGTATACTGTCCACTGCAGAATCCATTTCTATGATATTCAGAGCAAGCAAATACTTTGTGCAGACTCACTGCACACGTGTAGATTTCAAAACCCTACCGAGTGCCTGAGAGTTAGAGTTGGTACTGCAGCTAAAGAACAGCTGGTTATGGCCATCACATTGGCTCACTGCTGAAGCTCTCACAGCGGGTGTATTGCATTTACTAATTCAGTCAGTGTGCGAGTAAGCAAGGTGGTGCTGAGGACAGATCTTCAAATTTTAAAGGTACATCTTACACCTCTGAAACGTGCCCTTTTTTTCTAACGCCTTGCATTTAGCTGTAAATCTGGCCATATGGTGACATGTTTTGAATGCACGCATCAATGTGCACTTCTGTGTCTGCACTGATACACATTGCtcacacacatatgtatgtataagcATAGACATGTACACACAACAGTACAAGGAGCACCTGAACCATCATGTCTCTCACTGGAAGAATTCACTGCACGAGCTCACAATCCTGTTGTGATATCCGCTTATGTCTGATCACTGATGCTGCTGCCTCTAGATGTTgccacaagaagaaaagcaacaacaacaaaaaacacatttctaactatccaggaaaaaaaatcattataattttatataatatcCAAACAAATATATGCTTCCAGATGTCCCACTTGTGCCTGAGCAGCCTGAGAGATaatgaagaagcagaggaagtgTAACAGAGTCCAATAGGAACCCAGGCCACTCTGTGCAATCAGCTCCTTGTACCCTCCTACAGCAGTGGTGATTTGCAGTGACACCTATACAGGGACATCTGATGGACATCACAGGaatatgcaaacaaacaaacaaataaagccCAAACTCAGAGGCCAAGAATCTGAAAGCACTGGTGAGAGACATCACCAGTAATGTGAGCCCCGAATTCAGTGTTTGGCACCTTCACAACATGCATCTTTTACTTCTTGGGCCTTGTCTGATAAAGGAGACTGCTCTACCATTTTCGTGGTTTTGTAGTGTTACTTTATGACAGAGAATGGGGAGGCTGGTACTGTGCCATTTTACAGCGCAACCACACAGCCCTGTCTGTGTATTTTAACACAAAATACACACGTGCATTCATGCAGGCAGGCTGACACATGTGCGTGTGGTTCCCCTATACATGCACTAGCACACAGACATTTGTAGGGTAAACAGGCCATGCACTCACTATACAACTACAGTAGCTTAAATTTATCTTCATGCATTGAAGATTTTTGCCTTAAAATCAACAGCATACACAAACATAAGTAGATTTACAAAGTGATTCACAAAAGTGTGAGCTGGTATATTCTCTGTAACTCTAGGGGAAGACAGAGCAGGGCAcgcagagctgtgctgctcctcttAGAGGATTTCAAGCCCTCCTTCCCTAGAAGAGTGGGGCAGTCCATGTTCTGCTTGTGCTGAAATCTCCAATGAacatcccatccccactgcagcaTGCACGAGCTCCTGAAGTGCACTTATTAATTCCAATAGCAAATAGTGTAGATCTCGGTGAGAAGATTCACTGTACCATGTACACTCGGGAGACCTTCAATGTTTGCACTTAAGACCTAGGAAAATTCTATACGAGTTACAGtgttaaataattcaaattatAATGTCctttttggggtgggggagggggaatCGAGAGATTTAGGTCCTAAAGCCGTGGCAGTTGGGAAGGAGGTGCCCCATCGGCCCCACGCGTTATGCAACACGAGTGTCTGCACTTCTCGTACAGGGTTCACAAACACAAGCGATAAATCCGCTTTTTTAACGGAGGCTTTTGCCCGAAGAACGCACGGCTTCGGATGAGCACTGCTGCAGCGTTTACCTGCGCTGCATTCTAAGGCGGACACAGGCAGAggatgggaggagaggaggTACAGATGCATGGAGCCGGGCTCGCAGCCTCCCTCAGAAGAAGCGCTGCAGAGCTGTCCTGGCTCGAGCACCGAGCCCTGTGGGCACGCAGCGCCAGCGGGAAGCCATGGGCGAGCGGCGCCCTGCGGCCGCGGCAGTTGCCGGTGCAGTCACACTCCGTCCCCGCTGCCAGCCCCGCGGGGAGAGGCGGGCGGGGGCGGCCCTGGCCCCAAGAGCGCCTTCCCCTGCCCGCAGGGACAGCTCTCCCGCCCGGTGGAAGGCAcggctgcggcggcggcggctctGCCCGCGGTTGGGGCGGTGGCGGAGGCTGCGCCGGAGGCCGGGGCTGACGGAGGCCGCGCTCCGCTCGGCGGCCGCCGCGTCTGTCGGCCGCGTGTGCTCGAGGTTTCTCATGACATCATCATTACCTTGCTCTCCCGCGGTCCAGGACCTCTGACCTCGCCGGGCCGGCCCTCGCCGTGGCACCGGGAGCTCTCCAATGATGgcccttttctccttctttcagaCCGGGGGCAGCAGCACGCCGGCTGGAACGCGCCTTCTCCTTCCCAGCCCGGGGAAAGCGAGGAGCTCCCCCCCAAAACACACACGCATGTAAGATGTTCGCCACTGAGCTGCCACCATTTGGCCAAAAGCTCTCTGCCGTGCATAAGGGAACGGGAGCCGCGTCCACACGTCACTTTCTATCgaaatgggattttattttttatttttatttttatttttattttttggcttcCTTACACAGTGCTGGAAATTGCTGATGGCTTTCCGTCTTCACAGATGCTTAGGAGACTTTTGTGAGAGTGGAGCGACTCACAGTGCACAGAGAGGCCTGCGGTGGGATGGATGCTTCTCGCTCCTAACGCAGTCAACG
This genomic interval carries:
- the LOC107306499 gene encoding uncharacterized protein LOC107306499 translates to MRMEERREFVEICLWESLCASYRQDRGGDPPPPSEPQRYLNNADRAQGMTSKARHDRGQQHAGWNAPSPSQPGESEELPPKTHTHVRCSPLSCHHLAKSSLPCIREREPRPHVTFYRNGILFFIFIFIFIFWLPYTVLEIADGFPSSQMLRRLL